One region of Alosa alosa isolate M-15738 ecotype Scorff River chromosome 1, AALO_Geno_1.1, whole genome shotgun sequence genomic DNA includes:
- the nectin4b gene encoding nectin-4 isoform X2, protein MLRSVMSRRLCLLVNILVCVYGGFVEPPESFSLRSVAESETRLPCRFDPQEGESVVQVNWNKKQADGNSEVIITAHHTEGTVVGRLATRVRFQSQDPLRDSSLLILNTEMSDEGRYTCQVITFPSGTSQRPISLTVWTIPISLLEPMILEEGQTFRVAALCRSTAHPPPTLSWDTDLPGQSQNRTGEGGRVSSQFALHPLRNMNGRKLDCLVSHPTLERPHRLRNTLVVHFPPNAVISGYDGNWFVGQESVELTCEFGGNPKVENITWTRRGGDLPEDVSAEGSRLVFGRPLVATDAGVYECEARNRMGADKGELQVTVREVRLPEPVVDTFPTIIVAGVAGAIVVIMVIVIIIVIHHHRRKNRMLKRELCERTEEINNISRQTSLRRLNSTSTDLRSQMDDMFVVTKNSISLEECSALRQPPGGVSEQELDSLGRPPIYSSFQHPSDNYSWREKQREESKRRVESYLKNSDHSLDSGLHSSLVPPLTSEAPLLESQSHSPSGGTEGEMQPWTSREGVVDGQADGWSPQVRMVDGRTEGWMQRERVAEGVDEDDDATSSVQISEALSNHFHYSNGFLRPKPHPNAIILHPRGQIV, encoded by the exons ATGCTCCGAAGTGTCATGAGCAGAAGGCTATGCCTTCTGGTCAATATTCTGG TTTGTGTGTACGGAGGGTTTGTGGAACCGCCGGAATCTTTCTCCCTGCGGTCGGTTGCTGAGTCGGAGACCCGGTTGCCATGCCGGTTCGACCctcaggagggagagagtgtcgTGCAGGTGAACTGGAACAAGAAGCAAGCAGATGGAAACTCCGAAGTCATCATCACTGCCCACCACACAGAGGGaacag tggtggGCCGCTTAGCTACACGAGTGCGTTTCCAGTCACAGGACCCGCTGCGcgactcctctcttctcatcctcaACACTGAGATGTCAGATGAGGGACGCTACACCTGCCAGGTCATCACCTTCCCTTCTGGAACCTCCCAGAGGCCAATAAGCCTCACCGTCTGGA CAATACCCATCTCTTTATTGGAGCCTATGATTTTGGAGGAGGGGCAAACATTTCGAGTCGCCGCCCTTTGTCGCTCTACAGcccacccaccacccactcTCTCTTGGGATACTGACCTCCCTggccaatcacagaacaggacGGGCGAGGGTGGGCGTGTCTCTTCCCAGTTTGCCCTGCATCCTTTGCGGAACATGAATGGCAGGAAGCTGGACTGCCTAGTGAGCCACCCCACTCTAGAGCGCCCCCACCGCCTCAGGAACACACTAGTAGTGCATT tTCCTCCTAATGCTGTGATCAGTGGTTATGATGGGAACTGGTTTGTCGGACAGGAAAGCGTTGAACTCACCTGTGAGTTTGGAGGAAACCCCAAGGTAGAAAACATCACCTGGACCAG GAGAGGTGGAGATCTACCAGAAGATGTATCTGCCGAAGGAAGCCGGCTTGTCTTTGGTAGGCCGCTAGTCGCGACGGACGCAGGTGTCTATGAATGCGAGGCCAGGAACCGCATGGGGGCGGACAAAGGAGAGCTGCAGGTGACCGTGAGAG AGGTGCGGTTGCCTGAGCCAGTAGTCGACACCTTCCCTACAATCATCGTGGCCGGGGTTGCTGGAGCCATAGTGGTCATTATGGTGATTGTCATCATCATTGTGATCCATCACCATAGACGCAAGAACAGGATGTTGAAGAGGGAGCTTTGTGAGAGAAC TGAAGAAATTAACAATATATCAAGACAGACCTCGTTAAGGAGACTAAACTCTACCAGCACAGACCTTAGAAgtcag atGGATGATATGTTTGTTGTGACTAAAAACAGTATATCTCTGGAG GAGTGTTCTGCCCTacgccagccaccagggggagTGTCTGAGCAGGAGCTGGACAGTCTGGGCCGCCCCCCCATTTACTCGAGCTTTCAGCACCCCAGCGACAACTACTcctggagagagaaacagagggaagaGAGCAAGCGCCGTGTGGAGAGCTACCTCAAAAACAGTGACCACTCTCTG GACTCTGGGCTTCACTCCTCCCTGGTTCCTCCTCTGACTTCAGAGGCCCCGCTGCTGGAGTCCCAGAGCCATAGCCCCTCGGGGGGGACGGAGGGAGAGATGCAGCCCTGGACCTCCAGAGAGGGGGTAGTGGACGGACAGGCCGATGGGTGGTCTCCGCAAGTAAGAATGGTGGATGGCCGGACGGAGGGttggatgcagagagagagggtggcagAGGGGGTGGACGAGGACGATGACGCAACAAGCTCAGTCCAGATCTCTGAGGCGCTGTCCAATCACTTCCACTACAGCAATGGGTTTCTGCGGCCCAAACCTCACCCCAATGCAATTATACTGCACCCTCGAGGGCAAATCGTATAA
- the nectin4b gene encoding nectin-4 isoform X1, which produces MLRSVMSRRLCLLVNILVCVYGGFVEPPESFSLRSVAESETRLPCRFDPQEGESVVQVNWNKKQADGNSEVIITAHHTEGTVVGRLATRVRFQSQDPLRDSSLLILNTEMSDEGRYTCQVITFPSGTSQRPISLTVWTIPISLLEPMILEEGQTFRVAALCRSTAHPPPTLSWDTDLPGQSQNRTGEGGRVSSQFALHPLRNMNGRKLDCLVSHPTLERPHRLRNTLVVHFPPNAVISGYDGNWFVGQESVELTCEFGGNPKVENITWTRHTHTPLSTKREWRGGDLPEDVSAEGSRLVFGRPLVATDAGVYECEARNRMGADKGELQVTVREVRLPEPVVDTFPTIIVAGVAGAIVVIMVIVIIIVIHHHRRKNRMLKRELCERTEEINNISRQTSLRRLNSTSTDLRSQMDDMFVVTKNSISLEECSALRQPPGGVSEQELDSLGRPPIYSSFQHPSDNYSWREKQREESKRRVESYLKNSDHSLDSGLHSSLVPPLTSEAPLLESQSHSPSGGTEGEMQPWTSREGVVDGQADGWSPQVRMVDGRTEGWMQRERVAEGVDEDDDATSSVQISEALSNHFHYSNGFLRPKPHPNAIILHPRGQIV; this is translated from the exons ATGCTCCGAAGTGTCATGAGCAGAAGGCTATGCCTTCTGGTCAATATTCTGG TTTGTGTGTACGGAGGGTTTGTGGAACCGCCGGAATCTTTCTCCCTGCGGTCGGTTGCTGAGTCGGAGACCCGGTTGCCATGCCGGTTCGACCctcaggagggagagagtgtcgTGCAGGTGAACTGGAACAAGAAGCAAGCAGATGGAAACTCCGAAGTCATCATCACTGCCCACCACACAGAGGGaacag tggtggGCCGCTTAGCTACACGAGTGCGTTTCCAGTCACAGGACCCGCTGCGcgactcctctcttctcatcctcaACACTGAGATGTCAGATGAGGGACGCTACACCTGCCAGGTCATCACCTTCCCTTCTGGAACCTCCCAGAGGCCAATAAGCCTCACCGTCTGGA CAATACCCATCTCTTTATTGGAGCCTATGATTTTGGAGGAGGGGCAAACATTTCGAGTCGCCGCCCTTTGTCGCTCTACAGcccacccaccacccactcTCTCTTGGGATACTGACCTCCCTggccaatcacagaacaggacGGGCGAGGGTGGGCGTGTCTCTTCCCAGTTTGCCCTGCATCCTTTGCGGAACATGAATGGCAGGAAGCTGGACTGCCTAGTGAGCCACCCCACTCTAGAGCGCCCCCACCGCCTCAGGAACACACTAGTAGTGCATT tTCCTCCTAATGCTGTGATCAGTGGTTATGATGGGAACTGGTTTGTCGGACAGGAAAGCGTTGAACTCACCTGTGAGTTTGGAGGAAACCCCAAGGTAGAAAACATCACCTGGACCAG acacacacacacaccgctgtcCACTAAAAGAGAATG GAGAGGTGGAGATCTACCAGAAGATGTATCTGCCGAAGGAAGCCGGCTTGTCTTTGGTAGGCCGCTAGTCGCGACGGACGCAGGTGTCTATGAATGCGAGGCCAGGAACCGCATGGGGGCGGACAAAGGAGAGCTGCAGGTGACCGTGAGAG AGGTGCGGTTGCCTGAGCCAGTAGTCGACACCTTCCCTACAATCATCGTGGCCGGGGTTGCTGGAGCCATAGTGGTCATTATGGTGATTGTCATCATCATTGTGATCCATCACCATAGACGCAAGAACAGGATGTTGAAGAGGGAGCTTTGTGAGAGAAC TGAAGAAATTAACAATATATCAAGACAGACCTCGTTAAGGAGACTAAACTCTACCAGCACAGACCTTAGAAgtcag atGGATGATATGTTTGTTGTGACTAAAAACAGTATATCTCTGGAG GAGTGTTCTGCCCTacgccagccaccagggggagTGTCTGAGCAGGAGCTGGACAGTCTGGGCCGCCCCCCCATTTACTCGAGCTTTCAGCACCCCAGCGACAACTACTcctggagagagaaacagagggaagaGAGCAAGCGCCGTGTGGAGAGCTACCTCAAAAACAGTGACCACTCTCTG GACTCTGGGCTTCACTCCTCCCTGGTTCCTCCTCTGACTTCAGAGGCCCCGCTGCTGGAGTCCCAGAGCCATAGCCCCTCGGGGGGGACGGAGGGAGAGATGCAGCCCTGGACCTCCAGAGAGGGGGTAGTGGACGGACAGGCCGATGGGTGGTCTCCGCAAGTAAGAATGGTGGATGGCCGGACGGAGGGttggatgcagagagagagggtggcagAGGGGGTGGACGAGGACGATGACGCAACAAGCTCAGTCCAGATCTCTGAGGCGCTGTCCAATCACTTCCACTACAGCAATGGGTTTCTGCGGCCCAAACCTCACCCCAATGCAATTATACTGCACCCTCGAGGGCAAATCGTATAA